One part of the Musa acuminata AAA Group cultivar baxijiao chromosome BXJ1-5, Cavendish_Baxijiao_AAA, whole genome shotgun sequence genome encodes these proteins:
- the LOC135674843 gene encoding metal tolerance protein 5-like — protein MADAATVTMRRGLDEEGTELLLVESGERERDRERSWRLNFDGLRLSERREEPPPRRLHDCLGALGTGDVVAEYYQQQVEMLEGFNEMDALTERGFLPGMSKEERERVAKSEKIAIRLSNVANMVLFAAKVYASIRSGSLAIIASTLDSLLDLLSGFILWFTAFKMQSRNPYQYPIGKRRMQPLGILVFASVMATLGLQMILESVRSLLSVEKEFSLTKQQEAWVVDIMLSVTLVKLGLVVYCRSFTNEIVKAYAQDHFFDVVTNVIGLAAALLANYIANWIDPIGAIILAIYTIRTWSVTVLENVNSLVGLSAAPEYLQKITYLCWNHDKAIRHIDTVRAYTFGSHYFVEVDIVLPSEMPLREAHDIGEALQEKLEQLPEIE, from the exons ATGGCGGATGCTGCGACGGTGACCATGCGGCGCGGTCTGGACGAGGAGGGAACAGAGCTCCTCCTGGTTGAATCCGGCGAGCGAGAGCGGGACCGGGAGCGGTCGTGGCGGCTCAACTTCGATGGCTTGCGGCTGTCGGAGCGGCGCGAAGAGCCTCCGCCTCGCCGCCTCCACGATTGCCTTGGCGCCTTAG GCACTGGAGATGTCGTGGCAGAATATTACCAGCAGCAGGTGGAAATGCTCGAAGGCTTCAATGAAATGGATGCCTTGACAGAACGTGGTTTTCTCCCAGGAATGTCAAAG GAAGAGCGTGAAAGGGTTGCAAAGAGTGAGAAGATAGCCATCCGATTATCAAATGTTGCCAACATGGTTCTCTTTGCTGCAAAAGTTTATGCTTCAATCAGAAGTGGCTCGTTGGCAATCATCGCATCTACACTGGATTCTCTGCTTGATCTTTTATCGGGGTTTATACTATGGTTTACTGCATTCAAAATGCAATCAAGAAATCCCTACCAATACCCTATTGGGAAAAGACGCATGCAGCCGTTG GGCATTCTTGTTTTTGCATCCGTTATGGCAACACTGGGTCTACAGATGATCTTAGAGTCAGTGCGCTCTCTACTATCTGTT GAGAAAGAGTTCAGCTTGACCAAGCAGCAAGAAGCTTGGGTGGTTGACATTATGCTATCAGTAACACTGGTGAAGCTTGGTCTTGTTGTTTACTGTCGTTCGTTCACTAATGAAATAGTCAAGGCTTATGCACAGGATCACTTTTTTGATGTCGTTACAAATGTCATTGGCCTTGCGGCTGCACTACTTGCCAACTATATCGCAAATTGGATAGATCCTATTGGAGCCATAATT CTGGCAATATATACCATCCGAACGTGGTCAGTGACTGTGCTTGAGAACGTGAACTCCTTGGTCGGCCTCTCTGCAGCGCCAGAATACCTACAGAAGATCACGTACCTCTGCTGGAACCATGACAAGGCCATAAGGCACATCGATACGGTTCGGGCATACACATTTGGCTCCCACTACTTTGTGGAGGTGGACATCGTGTTGCCATCAGAGATGCCCCTAAGAGAAGCACACGACATCGGGGAAGCCCTGCAAGAGAAGCTAGAGCAGTTGCCAGAGATAGAGTGA
- the LOC103986090 gene encoding serine/arginine-rich splicing factor RS2Z32 isoform X2, whose protein sequence is MVCYLSSDGLILSGNHFRRVRDVDMKHDYAFVEFSDPRDADDARYSLNGREFDGSRIIVEFAKGVPRGSGGSREYPGRGPPPGSGRCFNCGIDGHWARDCKAGDWKNKCYRCGERGHIERNCHNSPKNLKPGRSYSRSPSPRRGRSRSYSRSRSYSRSRSPAPRRDGRNRERGDRRSRSPGYDRSPRSRSPPPSKGRKHSLSPDGSKSPRGSRSPSPEERRDVEHNGSDYNRSPVRENSRSTMSQERENSPVGDRYRSPEPNGRNPSPKDDGDDDRHASPIGRESQD, encoded by the exons ATGGTCTGCTACTTGAGTTCTGATGGCCTTATTCTTTCTGGCAACCATTTCCGCAGAGTACGAGATGTGGACATGAAACATGACTATGCTTTCGTT GAATTTAGCGACCCCCGAGATGCAGATGATGCTAGATACAGCTTGAATGGGCGAGAATTTGATGGAAGCCGTATTATAGTGGAATTTGCAAAGGGG GTTCCACGTGGTTCTGGTGGTTCACGTGAGTATCCTGGAAGAGGCCCTCCACCTGGTTCTGGCAGGTGCTTTAACTGTGGCATAGATGGCCATTGGGCTCGAGACTGCAAAGCTGGTGATTGGAAGAACAAGTGTTATCGCTGTGGAGAAAGAGGCCATATAGAAAGAAACTGCCATAACAGTCCTAAAAATCTCAA GCCTGGGAGAAGTTATTCACGATCTCCATCCCCTCGCCGTGGTAGGAGCCGAAGCTACAGCAGAAGCCGTAGTTATAG CCGATCAAGGTCTCCTGCTCCAAGAAGAGATGGACGAAACAGAGAACGCGGGGACAGAAGGTCCAGAAGCCCTGGATACGACAGGAGCCCGAGGTCAAGGAGCCCACCTCCATCCAAGGGGAGGAAGCACAGCCTTTCACCTGACGGTAGCAAGAGCCCGCGTGGGTCTCGGAGCCCCTCGCCTGAGGAGCGTAGGGATGTTGAGCACAATGGATCAGACTACAACAGGAGCCCCGTGAGGGAGAACAGCAGGAGCACAATGAGCCAGGAACGTGAAAACTCGCCGGTGGGTGATAGATATCGGAGTCCTGAGCCAAATGGGAGGAACCCTAGTCCCAAGGACGATGGAGATGATGATCGCCATGCTTCTCCCATAGGTAGGGAGTCGCAAGACTGA
- the LOC108952777 gene encoding putative respiratory burst oxidase homolog protein H isoform X1 → MRLSKEFMDSPLGDRGAHDLESVVVQGDHIQTAAADSVVRHKSSGSSKSFARTLLSQPSKIMMSFRESVKSPSSRIQALRERRNAGRMNRVTSRTQIGLAGLRFLDKTSAGNDGWKAVDKRFGQYAVEGRLPKENFGPCIGMAESKEFAGEIFVALARRRNLEPENGITKSELKEFWEEMTDQNFDSRLQIFFEMCDKNGDGKLSEDEVKEIIILSAAANKLAKLKAHAATYAALIMEELDPDGLGYIELWQLETLLQGMVSSDGAELTKSSQSLARTMIPLKYRNPVTRFFSMTTDFVHENWKRIWFISFWLTVNLVLAGWKFLQYERKAAFEVMGYCVCMAKAAAETLKLNMALILIPVCRNTLTGLRSTRLSSIIPFDDNINFHKTIALAITIGTLVHTIAHVTCDFPRLITCPSSTFMRTLGPNFNYKQPTYASLVASAPGTTGILMIIIMAFSFTLATHSFRRSVVKLPSPLHHLSGFNAFWYAHHLLAVVYVLLIVHSYFLFLTKEWYKKTTWMYLTVPIIFYTCERLIRRVREKRFHVSIIKAAIYPGNVLSLHMKKPAGFKYKSGMYLFVKCPDVSPFEWHPFSITSAPGDDYVSVHIRTLGDWTSELRNLFGKVCQSQVTLKKANLKRLETTVVADVQFADTRFPEVFIDGPYGAPAQNYKKYDILLLIGLGIGATPFISILKDLLNNIKTNEEMQRIHNADASDTNADASNTKGNGPGRAYFYWVTREQGSFEWFKSVMNDVAERDYNNVIEMHNYLTSVYEEGDARSALIAMVQSLQHAKNGVDIVSGSRIRTHFARPNWRKVFTDLSNTHKAARIGGTIFELLVSLSTSSMSRFLNLWNCRCFLLWTSHTHKITEGSFTRIQP, encoded by the exons CATGGACAGCCCCCTTGGTGATCGCGGGGCGCATGACCTGGAGAGCGTCGTCGTCCAAGGCGACCATATCCAGACGGCCGCCGCCGATTCGGTGGTTCGCCACAAGTCATCCGGGTCGTCGAAGAGCTTCGCGCGGACCCTCCTGTCCCAGCCGTCCAAGATCATGATGAGCTTCAGGGAGTCCGTGAAGAGCCCCAGCTCCAGGATCCAAGCCCTTAGGGAGAGGAGGAACGCCGGGAGGATGAACCGGGTGACGTCCAGAACGCAGATAGGCCTCGCGGGGCTCCGCTTCCTCGATAAGACGTCCGCCGGTAACGACGGGTGGAAGGCCGTCGATAAGCGGTTCGGTCAATATGCCGTCGAGGGGAGGCTTCCCAAGGAGAACTTCGGCCCCTGCATCG GCATGGCTGAGTCAAAGGAATTTGCCGGGGAGATATTTGTTGCTTTGGCAAGGAGGAGGAACTTGGAACCAGAAAACGGTATAACCAAATCTGAACTGAAGGAGTTTTGGGAAGAAATGACAGACCAAAATTTTGATTCTCGACTCCAGATTTTTTTCGAAAT GTGTGACAAGAATGGTGATGGAAAGCTCTCAGAAGATGAGGTGAAGGAG ATTATCATTCTGAGTGCCGCAGCAAACAAGCTTGCGAAGTTGAAAGCACATGCGGCCACCTATGCTGCTCTCATAATGGAGGAGCTTGACCCAGACGGTCTGGGTTACATTGAG CTTTGGCAGCTTGAGACATTACTTCAAGGGATGGTTAGCTCAGACGGAGCCGAGTTAACAAAAAGTTCGCAGAGCCTTGCGAGAACAATGATACCGCTGAAATACAGAAACCCAGTCACCAGATTTTTCAGCATGACCACAGATTTTGTTCATGAGAACTGGAAGAGGATATGGTTCATTTCCTTTTGGTTAACAGTCAATCTAGTCCTAGCTGGATGGAAATTTCTCCAGTACGAAAGGAAAGCAGCATTCGAAGTGATGGGCTACTGTGTCTGCATGGCCAAGGCTGCAGCTGAGACCCTCAAATTGAACATGGCTCTAATTCTCATCCCTGTTTGTCGCAACACCCTCACGGGGCTCAGATCAACCCGTCTCAGTTCAATAATCCCATTTGATGACAACATCAACTTCCACAAG ACCATCGCGCTGGCAATAACAATCGGAACTTTAGTGCACACAATTGCTCATGTAACATGTGATTTTCCAAGGTTGATAACATGTCCTAGTTCGACATTCATGAGAACACTGGGACCTAATTTCAACTACAAGCAACCCACTTATGCATCTCTAGTGGCAAGTGCCCCTGGGACCACCGGGAtcctcatgatcatcatcatggCATTTTCTTTCACACTGGCAACACATTCGTTTAGGAGGAGTGTCGTCAAGCTGCCATCCCCCCTCCACCATTTATCTGGTTTCAACGCATTTTGGTATGCCCACCATCTTCTGGCTGTCGTGTACGTCCTTCTGATAGTACACTCATACTTCCTTTTCCTCACCAAGGAATGGTACAAGAAGACA ACATGGATGTATCTTACGGTTCCAATCATCTTTTATACCTGTGAGAGATTAATTCGGAGGGTTCGTGAGAAAAGGTTTCATGTGAGCATCATCAAG GCAGCAATATATCCAGGTAATGTCCTTTCGTTACATATGAAGAAACCAGCAGGTTTCAAATACAAAAGTGGAATGTACCTTTTCGTCAAATGCCCAGATGTGTCACCCTTCGAATG GCATCCATTCTCAATCACTTCTGCACCAGGAGATGATTATGTGAGTGTTCACATCCGGACGCTAGGGGACTGGACGTCTGAGCTTAGGAATCTGTTTGGAAAG GTCTGCCAGTCTCAGGTCACTTTGAAGAAGGCTAATCTAAAGAGACTTGAAACCACAGTTGTGGCAGATGTTCAATTTGCAGATACAAG ATTTCCAGAGGTCTTCATCGATGGACCATATGGTGCACCAGCTCAAAACTACAAGAAATACGACATTCTTTTGCTCATCGGGCTAGGAATTGGTGCAACTCCATTTATAAGTATACTGAAGGATCTCCTGAACAATATAAAGACCAATGAG GAAATGCAAAGAATACATAATGCAGATGCATCTGACACAAATGCAGATGCAAGTAACACCAAAGGAAATGGTCCAGGAAGGGCCTACTTCTATTGGGTGACAAGGGAACAAGGATCCTTTGAATGGTTCAAAAGTGTCATGAATGATGTTGCTGAGAGAGACTACAAT AATGTCATAGAGATGCACAACTACTTGACAAGTGTGTATGAAGAAGGCGATGCAAGGTCAGCCCTTATCGCAATGGTTCAGTCACTTCAACATGCCAAAAACGGTGTCGATATCGTATCTGGAAGTCGG ATACGCACACACTTTGCAAGGCCAAACTGGAGGAAAGTGTTTACGGACTTGTCCAACACCCACAAAGCTGCTCGAATTGGTGGAACTATTTTTGAACTTTTAGTATCTCTATCTACCTCTTCAATGTCTAGATTCCTTAACTTGTGGAATTGCAGGTGTTTTCTACTGTGGACCTCCCACACTCACAAAATCACTGAAGGATCTTTCACAAGAATTCAGCCATGA
- the LOC103986090 gene encoding serine/arginine-rich splicing factor RS2Z33 isoform X3 yields MKHDYAFVEFSDPRDADDARYSLNGREFDGSRIIVEFAKGVPRGSGGSREYPGRGPPPGSGRCFNCGIDGHWARDCKAGDWKNKCYRCGERGHIERNCHNSPKNLKPGRSYSRSPSPRRGRSRSYSRSRSYSRSRSPAPRRDGRNRERGDRRSRSPGYDRSPRSRSPPPSKGRKHSLSPDGSKSPRGSRSPSPEERRDVEHNGSDYNRSPVRENSRSTMSQERENSPVGDRYRSPEPNGRNPSPKDDGDDDRHASPIGRESQD; encoded by the exons ATGAAACATGACTATGCTTTCGTT GAATTTAGCGACCCCCGAGATGCAGATGATGCTAGATACAGCTTGAATGGGCGAGAATTTGATGGAAGCCGTATTATAGTGGAATTTGCAAAGGGG GTTCCACGTGGTTCTGGTGGTTCACGTGAGTATCCTGGAAGAGGCCCTCCACCTGGTTCTGGCAGGTGCTTTAACTGTGGCATAGATGGCCATTGGGCTCGAGACTGCAAAGCTGGTGATTGGAAGAACAAGTGTTATCGCTGTGGAGAAAGAGGCCATATAGAAAGAAACTGCCATAACAGTCCTAAAAATCTCAA GCCTGGGAGAAGTTATTCACGATCTCCATCCCCTCGCCGTGGTAGGAGCCGAAGCTACAGCAGAAGCCGTAGTTATAG CCGATCAAGGTCTCCTGCTCCAAGAAGAGATGGACGAAACAGAGAACGCGGGGACAGAAGGTCCAGAAGCCCTGGATACGACAGGAGCCCGAGGTCAAGGAGCCCACCTCCATCCAAGGGGAGGAAGCACAGCCTTTCACCTGACGGTAGCAAGAGCCCGCGTGGGTCTCGGAGCCCCTCGCCTGAGGAGCGTAGGGATGTTGAGCACAATGGATCAGACTACAACAGGAGCCCCGTGAGGGAGAACAGCAGGAGCACAATGAGCCAGGAACGTGAAAACTCGCCGGTGGGTGATAGATATCGGAGTCCTGAGCCAAATGGGAGGAACCCTAGTCCCAAGGACGATGGAGATGATGATCGCCATGCTTCTCCCATAGGTAGGGAGTCGCAAGACTGA
- the LOC108952777 gene encoding putative respiratory burst oxidase homolog protein H isoform X2, giving the protein MRLSKEFMDSPLGDRGAHDLESVVVQGDHIQTAAADSVVRHKSSGSSKSFARTLLSQPSKIMMSFRESVKSPSSRIQALRERRNAGRMNRVTSRTQIGLAGLRFLDKTSAGNDGWKAVDKRFGQYAVEGRLPKENFGPCIGMAESKEFAGEIFVALARRRNLEPENGITKSELKEFWEEMTDQNFDSRLQIFFEMCDKNGDGKLSEDEVKEIIILSAAANKLAKLKAHAATYAALIMEELDPDGLGYIELWQLETLLQGMVSSDGAELTKSSQSLARTMIPLKYRNPVTRFFSMTTDFVHENWKRIWFISFWLTVNLVLAGWKFLQYERKAAFEVMGYCVCMAKAAAETLKLNMALILIPVCRNTLTGLRSTRLSSIIPFDDNINFHKTIALAITIGTLVHTIAHVTCDFPRLITCPSSTFMRTLGPNFNYKQPTYASLVASAPGTTGILMIIIMAFSFTLATHSFRRSVVKLPSPLHHLSGFNAFWYAHHLLAVVYVLLIVHSYFLFLTKEWYKKTTWMYLTVPIIFYTCERLIRRVREKRFHVSIIKAAIYPGNVLSLHMKKPAGFKYKSGMYLFVKCPDVSPFEWHPFSITSAPGDDYVSVHIRTLGDWTSELRNLFGKVCQSQVTLKKANLKRLETTVVADVQFADTRFPEVFIDGPYGAPAQNYKKYDILLLIGLGIGATPFISILKDLLNNIKTNEEMQRIHNADASDTNADASNTKGNGPGRAYFYWVTREQGSFEWFKSVMNDVAERDYNNVIEMHNYLTSVYEEGDARSALIAMVQSLQHAKNGVDIVSGSRIRTHFARPNWRKVFTDLSNTHKAARIGVFYCGPPTLTKSLKDLSQEFSHDTSTRFHFHKENF; this is encoded by the exons CATGGACAGCCCCCTTGGTGATCGCGGGGCGCATGACCTGGAGAGCGTCGTCGTCCAAGGCGACCATATCCAGACGGCCGCCGCCGATTCGGTGGTTCGCCACAAGTCATCCGGGTCGTCGAAGAGCTTCGCGCGGACCCTCCTGTCCCAGCCGTCCAAGATCATGATGAGCTTCAGGGAGTCCGTGAAGAGCCCCAGCTCCAGGATCCAAGCCCTTAGGGAGAGGAGGAACGCCGGGAGGATGAACCGGGTGACGTCCAGAACGCAGATAGGCCTCGCGGGGCTCCGCTTCCTCGATAAGACGTCCGCCGGTAACGACGGGTGGAAGGCCGTCGATAAGCGGTTCGGTCAATATGCCGTCGAGGGGAGGCTTCCCAAGGAGAACTTCGGCCCCTGCATCG GCATGGCTGAGTCAAAGGAATTTGCCGGGGAGATATTTGTTGCTTTGGCAAGGAGGAGGAACTTGGAACCAGAAAACGGTATAACCAAATCTGAACTGAAGGAGTTTTGGGAAGAAATGACAGACCAAAATTTTGATTCTCGACTCCAGATTTTTTTCGAAAT GTGTGACAAGAATGGTGATGGAAAGCTCTCAGAAGATGAGGTGAAGGAG ATTATCATTCTGAGTGCCGCAGCAAACAAGCTTGCGAAGTTGAAAGCACATGCGGCCACCTATGCTGCTCTCATAATGGAGGAGCTTGACCCAGACGGTCTGGGTTACATTGAG CTTTGGCAGCTTGAGACATTACTTCAAGGGATGGTTAGCTCAGACGGAGCCGAGTTAACAAAAAGTTCGCAGAGCCTTGCGAGAACAATGATACCGCTGAAATACAGAAACCCAGTCACCAGATTTTTCAGCATGACCACAGATTTTGTTCATGAGAACTGGAAGAGGATATGGTTCATTTCCTTTTGGTTAACAGTCAATCTAGTCCTAGCTGGATGGAAATTTCTCCAGTACGAAAGGAAAGCAGCATTCGAAGTGATGGGCTACTGTGTCTGCATGGCCAAGGCTGCAGCTGAGACCCTCAAATTGAACATGGCTCTAATTCTCATCCCTGTTTGTCGCAACACCCTCACGGGGCTCAGATCAACCCGTCTCAGTTCAATAATCCCATTTGATGACAACATCAACTTCCACAAG ACCATCGCGCTGGCAATAACAATCGGAACTTTAGTGCACACAATTGCTCATGTAACATGTGATTTTCCAAGGTTGATAACATGTCCTAGTTCGACATTCATGAGAACACTGGGACCTAATTTCAACTACAAGCAACCCACTTATGCATCTCTAGTGGCAAGTGCCCCTGGGACCACCGGGAtcctcatgatcatcatcatggCATTTTCTTTCACACTGGCAACACATTCGTTTAGGAGGAGTGTCGTCAAGCTGCCATCCCCCCTCCACCATTTATCTGGTTTCAACGCATTTTGGTATGCCCACCATCTTCTGGCTGTCGTGTACGTCCTTCTGATAGTACACTCATACTTCCTTTTCCTCACCAAGGAATGGTACAAGAAGACA ACATGGATGTATCTTACGGTTCCAATCATCTTTTATACCTGTGAGAGATTAATTCGGAGGGTTCGTGAGAAAAGGTTTCATGTGAGCATCATCAAG GCAGCAATATATCCAGGTAATGTCCTTTCGTTACATATGAAGAAACCAGCAGGTTTCAAATACAAAAGTGGAATGTACCTTTTCGTCAAATGCCCAGATGTGTCACCCTTCGAATG GCATCCATTCTCAATCACTTCTGCACCAGGAGATGATTATGTGAGTGTTCACATCCGGACGCTAGGGGACTGGACGTCTGAGCTTAGGAATCTGTTTGGAAAG GTCTGCCAGTCTCAGGTCACTTTGAAGAAGGCTAATCTAAAGAGACTTGAAACCACAGTTGTGGCAGATGTTCAATTTGCAGATACAAG ATTTCCAGAGGTCTTCATCGATGGACCATATGGTGCACCAGCTCAAAACTACAAGAAATACGACATTCTTTTGCTCATCGGGCTAGGAATTGGTGCAACTCCATTTATAAGTATACTGAAGGATCTCCTGAACAATATAAAGACCAATGAG GAAATGCAAAGAATACATAATGCAGATGCATCTGACACAAATGCAGATGCAAGTAACACCAAAGGAAATGGTCCAGGAAGGGCCTACTTCTATTGGGTGACAAGGGAACAAGGATCCTTTGAATGGTTCAAAAGTGTCATGAATGATGTTGCTGAGAGAGACTACAAT AATGTCATAGAGATGCACAACTACTTGACAAGTGTGTATGAAGAAGGCGATGCAAGGTCAGCCCTTATCGCAATGGTTCAGTCACTTCAACATGCCAAAAACGGTGTCGATATCGTATCTGGAAGTCGG ATACGCACACACTTTGCAAGGCCAAACTGGAGGAAAGTGTTTACGGACTTGTCCAACACCCACAAAGCTGCTCGAATTG GTGTTTTCTACTGTGGACCTCCCACACTCACAAAATCACTGAAGGATCTTTCACAAGAATTCAGCCATGACACCAGCACTCGATTCCATTTCCACAAGGAGAACTTCTAG
- the LOC103986090 gene encoding serine/arginine-rich splicing factor RS2Z32 isoform X1, whose translation MPRYDDRYGGTRLYVGHLSSRTRSRDLEDLFSRYGRVRDVDMKHDYAFVEFSDPRDADDARYSLNGREFDGSRIIVEFAKGVPRGSGGSREYPGRGPPPGSGRCFNCGIDGHWARDCKAGDWKNKCYRCGERGHIERNCHNSPKNLKPGRSYSRSPSPRRGRSRSYSRSRSYSRSRSPAPRRDGRNRERGDRRSRSPGYDRSPRSRSPPPSKGRKHSLSPDGSKSPRGSRSPSPEERRDVEHNGSDYNRSPVRENSRSTMSQERENSPVGDRYRSPEPNGRNPSPKDDGDDDRHASPIGRESQD comes from the exons ATGCCTCGCTATGACGATCGGTACGGCGGCACACGCCTATATGTTGGTCACCTATCTTCTCGTACTCGTTCACGTGATCTTGAAGACCTTTTCAGCAGATATGGCAG AGTACGAGATGTGGACATGAAACATGACTATGCTTTCGTT GAATTTAGCGACCCCCGAGATGCAGATGATGCTAGATACAGCTTGAATGGGCGAGAATTTGATGGAAGCCGTATTATAGTGGAATTTGCAAAGGGG GTTCCACGTGGTTCTGGTGGTTCACGTGAGTATCCTGGAAGAGGCCCTCCACCTGGTTCTGGCAGGTGCTTTAACTGTGGCATAGATGGCCATTGGGCTCGAGACTGCAAAGCTGGTGATTGGAAGAACAAGTGTTATCGCTGTGGAGAAAGAGGCCATATAGAAAGAAACTGCCATAACAGTCCTAAAAATCTCAA GCCTGGGAGAAGTTATTCACGATCTCCATCCCCTCGCCGTGGTAGGAGCCGAAGCTACAGCAGAAGCCGTAGTTATAG CCGATCAAGGTCTCCTGCTCCAAGAAGAGATGGACGAAACAGAGAACGCGGGGACAGAAGGTCCAGAAGCCCTGGATACGACAGGAGCCCGAGGTCAAGGAGCCCACCTCCATCCAAGGGGAGGAAGCACAGCCTTTCACCTGACGGTAGCAAGAGCCCGCGTGGGTCTCGGAGCCCCTCGCCTGAGGAGCGTAGGGATGTTGAGCACAATGGATCAGACTACAACAGGAGCCCCGTGAGGGAGAACAGCAGGAGCACAATGAGCCAGGAACGTGAAAACTCGCCGGTGGGTGATAGATATCGGAGTCCTGAGCCAAATGGGAGGAACCCTAGTCCCAAGGACGATGGAGATGATGATCGCCATGCTTCTCCCATAGGTAGGGAGTCGCAAGACTGA
- the LOC135674044 gene encoding WUSCHEL-related homeobox 3-like, translated as MSQTNSTTRWCPTPEQLMILEEMYASGVRNPNASQIQQITAHLSFYGKIEGKNVFYWFQNHKARDRQKLRHKNLPHPSEEASPPTSVHHENPSNFLTQGCFQDATTQEMNLVGKLESAAGERQEAAVTASSSMEGDHPQWADVGLTVSSCFKPLKTLDLFPTKHECSSSSSKSSSRSKSTH; from the exons ATGTCACAGACTAATTCGACGACGAGGTGGTGCCCGACGCCAGAGCAGCTGATGATACTGGAGGAGATGTATGCGAGCGGCGTCAGGAACCCTAATGCCTCCCAGATACAGCAGATAACCGCTCATCTCTCTTTCTATGGGAAGATAGAGGGCAAGAATGTTTTCTACTGGTTCCAGAACCACAAGGCTAGGGATCGGCAGAAGCTTCGCCACAAGAACCTCCCCCACCCGTCGGAGGAGGCTTCTCCTCCCACTTCCGTTCACCATGAGAACCCATCAAACTTCTTGACTCAG GGATGTTTCCAAGATGCAACGACCCAAGAAATGAATCTGGTGGGGAAACTAGAGAGTGCTGCTGGTGAACGCCAAGAAGCAGCTGTGACAGCATCAAGTTCTATGGAAGGTGATCATCCACAGTGGGCTGACGTCGGTCTCACCGTCTCTTCGTGTTTCAAGCCTCTCAAAACCCTCGATCTCTTCCCCACCAAACACGAGTGCAGCAGCAGCTCTTCCAAGTCCTCCTCGCGTTCCAAGTCCACCCATTAA